In the Clostridium sporogenes genome, one interval contains:
- the gpr gene encoding GPR endopeptidase, translated as MFNIRTDLAIEAKEMYEQKNKSKIDGVQVFEYKEEDVDITEVKIINDNGELAMKKPKGSYITLNVPEFAHYDSETLEKVSEILGKVLKKVIKIDKSMTALVVGLGNWNVTADALGPKVVSKIMVTRHLKELVPDQIDENVRPVCAISPGVLGITGLETSEVIKGIVQKIKPNLVICIDALASRKTDRVNNTIQIGTTGISPGAGVGNKRMELSEKTLGIPVIAVGVPTVVDAATLANDTIDMVLEDMIKNSEKGGKFYEMLKSVNTEEKLGMIKEVLDPRLGNLIVTPKEEDMLIESLSKIIGNGINIALQPAFQLEEINKYLN; from the coding sequence ATGTTTAATATAAGAACGGACTTAGCAATAGAAGCTAAAGAAATGTATGAACAAAAAAATAAAAGCAAGATAGATGGAGTTCAGGTATTTGAATATAAAGAGGAAGATGTAGATATAACAGAAGTTAAGATAATAAATGACAATGGAGAATTAGCTATGAAAAAACCAAAAGGTTCTTATATAACTTTAAATGTTCCAGAATTTGCACACTATGATAGTGAAACTTTAGAAAAAGTTAGTGAAATTTTAGGAAAGGTTTTAAAAAAGGTTATAAAAATAGATAAAAGTATGACAGCTTTAGTAGTAGGTTTAGGTAATTGGAATGTTACTGCAGATGCTCTAGGTCCTAAAGTAGTATCAAAAATAATGGTTACACGACATTTAAAAGAGTTGGTACCAGATCAAATTGATGAAAATGTAAGGCCAGTTTGTGCTATATCACCAGGTGTTTTAGGAATTACAGGTTTAGAAACCAGTGAAGTTATAAAAGGAATAGTACAAAAAATAAAACCTAATTTAGTAATATGTATAGATGCTCTAGCTTCAAGAAAAACAGATAGAGTTAATAATACAATACAAATTGGAACTACAGGGATTTCACCAGGAGCAGGAGTTGGAAATAAAAGAATGGAGCTTAGTGAAAAAACTTTAGGGATTCCAGTTATAGCAGTTGGAGTACCTACTGTAGTAGATGCAGCAACACTGGCAAATGATACTATTGATATGGTTTTAGAAGATATGATTAAGAATTCTGAAAAAGGTGGAAAATTTTATGAAATGCTAAAGTCTGTAAACACAGAAGAAAAATTGGGAATGATAAAAGAAGTGTTAGATCCTAGATTAGGCAATCTTATAGTTACACCAAAAGAAGAGGATATGCTTATAGAATCACTATCTAAGATAATAGGAAATGGAATAAATATAGCTTTGCAACCGGCTTTTCAATTAGAAGAAATAAATAAATATTTAAATTAA
- the rpsT gene encoding 30S ribosomal protein S20 produces the protein MANIKSAKKRIKVIETKTLRNKMLKSSLKTTIKNFLTVVEGKNVEEAKVAYQKAARALDMSVSKGIIHKNKAARTKSRLAAKLNTLNA, from the coding sequence ATGGCAAATATAAAATCAGCTAAGAAAAGAATAAAAGTTATAGAAACTAAAACTCTTAGAAATAAGATGTTAAAATCTTCATTAAAAACAACAATAAAGAACTTCTTAACTGTTGTTGAAGGTAAAAACGTTGAAGAAGCAAAAGTTGCTTACCAAAAAGCTGCTAGAGCTTTAGATATGTCTGTATCAAAAGGAATAATCCACAAAAACAAAGCTGCTAGAACAAAATCTAGATTAGCTGCAAAATTAAATACATTAAATGCTTAA
- the grpE gene encoding nucleotide exchange factor GrpE produces the protein MEKECKDAKHINVEEDCCCCNKDSEYKEEDKGKEEDLEFEEIEKEEIIEDTEDSNELKIKELEDMKNKLKEENKKLEGQMEEIKERLVRTVAEYDNFRKRTAKEKEDLYVSACEDVLKEVLPVLDNLERAASVEGSVEDIKKGIDMTVKQFETSLEKLGVEEISTEVAFDPNIHNAVMHVEDSNCGEKEIVEVFQKGYKKGEKIIRYSMVKVAN, from the coding sequence TTGGAAAAAGAATGCAAGGATGCTAAACATATTAATGTGGAGGAAGATTGCTGCTGCTGTAATAAAGACAGTGAATATAAAGAAGAAGATAAAGGCAAAGAAGAGGATTTAGAGTTTGAGGAAATAGAAAAAGAAGAAATAATAGAAGATACTGAAGACTCTAATGAATTAAAGATAAAGGAATTAGAAGATATGAAAAATAAATTAAAAGAAGAGAATAAAAAATTAGAAGGGCAAATGGAAGAAATAAAGGAAAGATTAGTAAGAACAGTAGCAGAATATGATAATTTTAGAAAAAGAACAGCTAAAGAAAAGGAAGACCTATATGTTAGCGCTTGTGAAGATGTGCTAAAAGAAGTTCTTCCAGTTTTAGATAATTTAGAAAGAGCAGCAAGTGTAGAAGGATCTGTAGAAGATATTAAAAAAGGAATAGACATGACAGTTAAACAGTTTGAAACTTCTTTAGAAAAATTGGGAGTAGAAGAGATATCTACAGAGGTTGCTTTTGACCCTAATATCCATAATGCAGTAATGCATGTTGAGGATTCTAACTGCGGAGAAAAAGAAATAGTAGAAGTATTCCAAAAAGGATATAAAAAGGGAGAAAAAATTATAAGATATAGCATGGTAAAAGTAGCAAACTAG
- the hrcA gene encoding heat-inducible transcriptional repressor HrcA — MDERKIRILQAIIKDYINSGEPVGSRTIAKRYDLGVSSATIRNEMADLEDMGYLEQIHSSSGRKPSDKGYRLYVDKLMTLKALTIQEQMLIKDQGIDSALYEIDKTIRHSISILSEITKLTCLVKTPSMIKSRLRSIQIIKIDNNNLLLIVIADNAMIKNTLLRVTKEIDEGSLIRINNLLNQKLKGLNLRDVNLKLLNELKKEMAGYDDILKNILSSIYEALTDIEDAEIYMEGTTNIFNYPEYNNVDRAKEFLSMLNDREKVEELLYADSDIAVKIGKENFVEDAKHCSVISAVYSIGKTPIGTIGVIGPTRIPYEKIISAVATIVKEINDALTNDKNI; from the coding sequence ATGGATGAGAGAAAAATCAGGATACTTCAAGCTATAATAAAAGATTATATTAATAGTGGAGAACCCGTTGGATCAAGAACTATTGCTAAAAGATATGATTTAGGAGTAAGTTCAGCAACTATAAGAAACGAGATGGCAGACTTAGAAGATATGGGATACTTAGAACAAATTCATAGTTCATCTGGAAGAAAACCATCAGATAAGGGCTATAGACTATACGTAGATAAGCTTATGACATTGAAAGCTTTAACAATACAGGAACAAATGCTTATAAAAGATCAAGGTATAGACTCAGCCTTATATGAAATAGATAAGACCATAAGACATTCTATAAGTATATTATCTGAAATAACTAAATTGACTTGTTTAGTAAAGACTCCTTCTATGATAAAAAGTAGATTGAGGTCAATACAAATAATTAAGATTGATAATAATAATTTATTGTTGATTGTTATAGCAGATAATGCCATGATAAAAAATACGCTATTAAGAGTAACAAAAGAAATAGATGAAGGCTCCTTAATAAGGATAAATAACTTATTAAACCAAAAATTAAAAGGACTAAATCTAAGAGACGTAAATTTAAAATTATTAAATGAATTAAAAAAAGAAATGGCAGGATATGATGATATATTAAAAAATATTCTATCATCTATATATGAAGCACTTACAGATATTGAAGATGCAGAAATATATATGGAAGGAACTACAAATATATTTAATTATCCTGAATACAATAATGTAGATAGAGCTAAAGAGTTTTTATCTATGCTGAATGATAGGGAAAAGGTAGAAGAATTATTATATGCAGATTCTGATATTGCTGTAAAAATAGGAAAAGAAAATTTTGTAGAAGATGCAAAACATTGTAGTGTTATTTCAGCGGTATACAGTATAGGTAAGACGCCTATAGGAACTATAGGGGTTATAGGTCCTACAAGAATACCTTATGAAAAAATAATATCAGCTGTGGCTACAATAGTTAAGGAAATAAATGATGCCTTAACTAATGACAAAAATATTTAA
- a CDS encoding stage II sporulation protein P yields the protein MNYKSIKPKTNQNHGKTWIIIFMILIFFVGTVPCVAKAKSKVNFNKRNMFYVQILNYAMPTVKAISFNEEDMAENKFSFKNFVLQMIGLNINNPISLVEKEMPVLCTNSSKEDIKDKSMGLDPFKLEEKEILKYKAEEMKDGKEDLNLENKVVNVQDPKLKKKLNPKKPEVLIYHTHTTESYKPGDASNFDNDKNVCAVGQELSKELMDNYGVNTLHDKTVHDAQAYTQSYARSAVTVDKQLKQYGDFKLIIDLHRDGGSNKKPFLTKLNGENVAKFMLVMAKKNPHFNENNKMANNLINTSNKLFPGFCRGVYYYNYGTRYFNQNKSNNAVLIEVGADINTTVEAKASAKYLARIIAECLNK from the coding sequence ATGAATTACAAAAGTATAAAGCCAAAAACAAATCAAAATCATGGGAAGACATGGATAATTATATTCATGATATTAATTTTTTTTGTAGGAACAGTGCCCTGTGTGGCAAAAGCAAAGTCAAAAGTTAATTTTAATAAAAGAAATATGTTTTATGTTCAAATATTAAACTATGCTATGCCTACAGTAAAAGCTATTTCTTTTAATGAAGAAGATATGGCGGAAAACAAGTTTAGTTTTAAAAATTTTGTGCTTCAGATGATAGGATTAAATATAAATAATCCTATATCCTTAGTAGAAAAGGAAATGCCTGTCTTATGTACTAACTCTTCAAAGGAAGATATAAAGGATAAAAGTATGGGATTAGACCCTTTTAAATTGGAAGAAAAAGAAATATTAAAATATAAAGCGGAAGAAATGAAAGATGGAAAAGAAGATTTGAATTTGGAAAACAAAGTAGTAAATGTTCAGGATCCTAAATTAAAAAAGAAATTAAATCCTAAAAAACCAGAGGTGTTAATATATCATACCCATACTACAGAAAGCTATAAACCTGGAGATGCGAGTAATTTTGATAATGACAAAAATGTTTGTGCAGTAGGCCAGGAATTATCAAAAGAACTTATGGATAATTATGGGGTAAATACTTTGCATGATAAAACAGTACATGATGCTCAAGCATATACACAAAGTTATGCAAGGTCAGCAGTGACCGTAGATAAACAGCTAAAACAATATGGTGATTTCAAACTTATAATAGATTTACATAGAGATGGTGGAAGTAATAAAAAACCATTTCTAACAAAATTAAATGGAGAAAATGTAGCAAAGTTTATGTTGGTAATGGCAAAAAAGAACCCTCATTTCAACGAAAATAACAAGATGGCTAATAATTTAATAAATACTTCTAATAAATTATTTCCAGGATTTTGTAGAGGAGTATACTATTATAACTATGGTACAAGATATTTTAATCAAAATAAAAGCAATAATGCAGTTTTAATAGAAGTAGGAGCAGATATAAATACTACAGTAGAAGCCAAGGCTTCAGCAAAGTATTTAGCTCGAATTATTGCAGAATGTTTGAATAAATAG
- the holA gene encoding DNA polymerase III subunit delta, whose translation MLDILEFEQNTKKYINNNCYIFCGHHEQLIKENIKKIIDNNINNDFKDLNYVQFDGSQLEEFDIVFNACETLPFMSEKKVVIIYRANFLDDNKNDNKTKKLYKDLENYITNIPSHCIFIMYYIMTNKRDKVSYKIKKLDKKACIVSIDKIKGENLEKRVEKFFYDRGKKIAKIPLKSFIQTIENENLSYIENEVEKLCTYAMHEEIEKKHIKEMYESIKDEDIFDLINFISEKKPRKAIEILNDLIYKGQKINHILVMIEKQFRNLYFIKIGMDQGKTKETLAKELKLHPYGCTVLMNQSRKFTLKQIEKSIELVIETDKKIKTTSVDTQTEVELLIINSICA comes from the coding sequence TTGTTAGATATACTAGAGTTTGAACAAAATACAAAAAAATATATAAATAATAATTGTTATATTTTTTGTGGACATCATGAACAATTAATAAAAGAAAATATAAAAAAAATAATAGATAATAATATAAATAATGATTTTAAAGATTTAAATTATGTACAATTTGATGGATCTCAATTAGAAGAATTTGATATAGTGTTTAATGCCTGTGAAACATTGCCTTTTATGAGTGAAAAGAAAGTAGTTATAATTTATAGAGCAAATTTTTTAGATGATAACAAAAATGATAATAAAACTAAAAAACTATATAAAGATCTAGAGAATTATATAACTAATATTCCATCTCATTGTATTTTTATTATGTATTATATTATGACAAATAAAAGAGATAAAGTAAGTTATAAAATAAAAAAACTGGATAAAAAAGCCTGTATAGTTTCTATTGATAAAATTAAAGGGGAAAATTTAGAAAAAAGAGTAGAAAAATTTTTTTATGATAGAGGGAAAAAGATAGCTAAGATACCACTAAAGTCTTTTATACAAACTATTGAAAATGAAAATTTAAGTTATATAGAAAATGAAGTAGAAAAATTATGTACTTATGCAATGCATGAAGAAATAGAAAAAAAGCATATAAAAGAAATGTATGAGAGCATAAAAGATGAAGATATTTTTGATTTAATAAATTTTATATCTGAAAAAAAACCACGAAAAGCTATAGAGATTTTAAATGATCTAATATATAAAGGACAAAAAATAAATCATATATTAGTTATGATAGAAAAGCAATTTAGAAATTTATATTTTATAAAAATAGGTATGGATCAAGGAAAGACTAAAGAAACTTTAGCAAAAGAGTTAAAACTTCATCCTTATGGATGTACTGTACTGATGAATCAAAGTAGAAAATTTACATTGAAACAAATAGAAAAGTCTATAGAATTGGTTATAGAAACAGATAAAAAAATAAAAACTACCTCTGTTGATACACAAACAGAAGTAGAATTATTAATTATAAATTCTATATGTGCTTAA
- the lepA gene encoding translation elongation factor 4 — protein sequence MQSERQKYIRNFSIVAHIDHGKSTLADRLIEATGTLTEREMDTQVLDNMDLEKERGITIKSQAVRLIYKRDTGEEYTLNLIDTPGHVDFNYEVSRSLAACEGAILVVDATQGIQAQTLANCYLALDNDLEIVPVINKIDLPSARPEEVKQEIEDVIGIEAEDAPLVSAKTGLNIKDALEAIVEKVPAPEGDEKAPLKALIFDSYYDSYKGVVCHIRVKEGTIKEGTEIKLMNTGTIYEVVEVGVFVPNYMPVDELKAGDVGYVTASIKNVRDARVGDTITEAKRPASEALSGYRPAVPMVFSGIYPVDGAKYEELKEALEKLQVNDAALSFEPETSIALGFGFRCGFLGLLHMDIIQERLEREFNLDIITTAPSVIYKITKTDGTLIELTNPTNMPSPSEIKLMEEPIVKSSIITPSDYVGAVMDLAQNRRGVFKDMQYLDTTRVSLNYEIPLNEIIYDFFDALKSRTRGYASFDYELTGYKEADLVKLDILLNGDIVDALSMIVPRERAYAKGRNMAQKLKEIIPRQMFEIPIQATVGAKVIARETIKAMRKDVLAKCYGGDISRKRKLLEKQKEGKKRMRQVGSVEVPQEAFMAVLKTEE from the coding sequence ATGCAAAGTGAAAGACAAAAATATATAAGAAATTTTTCAATAGTAGCACACATAGATCATGGAAAATCTACATTAGCAGATAGATTGATAGAAGCGACAGGAACACTTACAGAAAGAGAAATGGACACACAAGTATTAGACAATATGGATTTAGAGAAAGAAAGAGGAATCACTATAAAGTCTCAAGCTGTAAGATTAATTTATAAAAGAGATACTGGAGAAGAATATACACTTAATTTAATAGATACTCCAGGACATGTAGATTTTAATTATGAAGTTTCTAGAAGTTTGGCAGCCTGTGAGGGAGCTATACTAGTAGTAGATGCAACTCAAGGTATACAGGCACAAACACTGGCTAATTGCTATTTAGCTTTAGACAATGATCTAGAAATAGTCCCTGTTATAAATAAAATAGATTTACCAAGTGCTAGGCCAGAGGAAGTAAAACAAGAAATAGAAGATGTAATAGGAATAGAAGCAGAAGATGCACCTTTAGTTTCAGCTAAAACAGGGTTAAATATAAAAGATGCTCTAGAAGCTATAGTAGAAAAAGTACCAGCTCCAGAAGGTGATGAAAAAGCTCCTTTAAAAGCTCTTATATTTGATTCATATTATGATAGCTATAAAGGGGTAGTTTGTCATATAAGAGTAAAAGAGGGCACAATAAAAGAGGGTACAGAAATAAAACTTATGAATACAGGAACAATTTATGAAGTGGTAGAGGTAGGAGTTTTTGTACCAAATTATATGCCTGTAGATGAATTAAAGGCAGGAGATGTTGGGTATGTAACTGCATCTATTAAAAATGTTAGAGATGCTAGAGTAGGAGATACTATAACAGAGGCGAAAAGACCTGCAAGTGAAGCATTATCAGGTTATAGACCTGCAGTGCCAATGGTATTTAGTGGTATATATCCAGTGGACGGTGCTAAATATGAGGAACTAAAAGAAGCTTTAGAAAAACTTCAAGTAAATGATGCAGCTTTGTCTTTTGAGCCAGAAACATCTATAGCTTTAGGTTTTGGATTTAGATGTGGATTTTTAGGGCTTTTACATATGGATATAATACAAGAAAGATTGGAAAGAGAATTTAATTTAGATATTATAACTACAGCACCATCTGTTATATATAAAATAACAAAAACTGATGGAACCCTTATAGAATTAACAAATCCGACTAATATGCCAAGTCCTTCAGAAATAAAGCTTATGGAGGAGCCTATAGTTAAATCATCTATAATAACACCATCAGATTATGTTGGAGCGGTTATGGATTTAGCTCAAAACAGAAGAGGAGTATTTAAAGATATGCAGTATTTAGATACTACTAGAGTATCTTTAAACTATGAAATTCCTTTAAATGAAATAATTTATGATTTCTTTGATGCTTTAAAATCAAGAACAAGAGGATATGCTTCTTTTGATTATGAATTAACAGGATATAAGGAAGCTGATCTTGTAAAATTAGATATATTATTAAATGGAGATATTGTAGATGCACTTTCTATGATAGTTCCAAGAGAAAGAGCCTATGCCAAAGGAAGAAATATGGCTCAAAAGCTAAAAGAAATAATACCAAGACAAATGTTTGAAATACCAATACAAGCAACAGTAGGAGCTAAGGTAATAGCTAGGGAAACAATAAAAGCTATGAGAAAAGACGTTTTGGCAAAATGTTACGGTGGAGATATATCAAGAAAAAGAAAGCTTTTAGAAAAGCAAAAAGAAGGAAAGAAAAGAATGAGACAAGTTGGATCTGTAGAAGTACCACAGGAAGCATTTATGGCAGTATTAAAAACAGAGGAATAA
- the hemW gene encoding radical SAM family heme chaperone HemW: MTREDKNKEISLYIHIPFCMQKCLYCDFTSYSKKEDLMFGYVKALSKEIVNKTKNKIIKTIFIGGGTPTYLSLEALNILKDTLKIIDKKENIEFTVEGNPGTFTEKKLKLLKSMRVNRLSIGLQSSQNVLLKTLGRIHSFEDFVHSFKMARKEGFHNINIDLMFAIPNQSLHDWKETLLKVVELEPEHLSCYSLIIEEETRFYDLYNKNLLKLPKEEEERQMYEYCIDFLNKERYSQYEISNFAKTNKECKHNLVYWDLGEYIGCGVGAHSYINNQRYENTDSIEEYIKEINLNNLTKINLHTNSQKENMEEFMFMGLRKTKGVAIDDFEERFGENIINIYGKVINKYKKLNLLIEKEKRIYLSKEAVSISNTILSDFLL, encoded by the coding sequence TTGACAAGAGAGGATAAAAATAAGGAGATTTCACTTTATATACACATACCTTTTTGTATGCAAAAATGTTTATACTGTGACTTTACATCTTATAGTAAAAAAGAAGATTTAATGTTTGGATATGTTAAAGCCCTCTCTAAAGAAATTGTTAATAAAACAAAAAATAAGATAATAAAAACAATATTTATAGGTGGGGGGACTCCCACCTATTTATCTTTAGAAGCTTTAAATATTTTAAAAGACACTTTAAAAATTATAGATAAAAAAGAAAATATAGAATTTACAGTAGAAGGTAATCCAGGAACTTTTACAGAAAAGAAATTGAAACTATTAAAGTCAATGAGAGTAAATAGATTAAGTATAGGACTTCAAAGCTCTCAAAATGTTTTGTTAAAAACATTAGGCAGAATTCATAGCTTTGAAGATTTTGTACATAGTTTTAAAATGGCTAGAAAAGAAGGATTTCATAATATAAATATAGATTTAATGTTTGCAATTCCAAATCAAAGTTTACACGATTGGAAAGAAACTTTGCTAAAAGTAGTGGAGTTAGAACCAGAACATTTATCTTGTTATAGTCTCATAATTGAAGAAGAAACAAGATTTTATGATTTATACAATAAAAATTTATTAAAACTTCCTAAAGAAGAAGAGGAAAGGCAAATGTATGAATATTGTATTGATTTTTTAAATAAAGAAAGATATTCGCAGTATGAAATTTCAAATTTTGCTAAAACTAATAAAGAGTGTAAACATAATCTAGTATACTGGGATTTAGGAGAATATATAGGTTGTGGAGTTGGTGCTCATTCTTATATAAATAATCAAAGATATGAGAATACTGATTCAATAGAAGAATATATTAAAGAAATAAATTTAAATAATCTTACAAAAATAAATCTCCATACTAATTCGCAAAAGGAAAATATGGAAGAGTTCATGTTTATGGGACTTAGAAAAACAAAAGGGGTAGCTATAGATGATTTTGAAGAAAGATTTGGTGAGAATATAATAAATATATATGGAAAGGTAATCAATAAATATAAAAAATTAAATTTATTGATAGAAAAGGAAAAAAGGATATACTTATCTAAAGAGGCTGTAAGTATTTCAAATACTATACTTTCTGATTTTTTATTATAA
- the dnaK gene encoding molecular chaperone DnaK, producing the protein MAKIIGIDLGTTNSCVSVMEGGEPVVIPNAEGSRTTPSVVSFQANGERLIGQVAKRQAITNPEKTIISIKRYMGTDHKVNIDNTEYTPQQISAMVLQKLKADAESYLGEKVTQAVITVPAYFNDSQRQATKDAGKIAGLEVLRIINEPTAASLAYGLDKMDTNEKILVYDLGGGTFDVSILELGDGVFEVKATNGDTKLGGDDFDQKLIDYIAETFKAENGIDLRNDKMAIQRLKEAAEKAKIELSSATQTNINLPFITADATGPKHIDMNLTRAKFNELTHDLVQRTLEPIKKSLEGSGYAMSDIDKIIMVGGSTRIPAVQDAVKDFTGKDLSKGVNPDEVVAMGAAIQAGVLTGEVKDVLLLDVTPLTLGIETFGGVSTTLIEKNTTIPTRKSQVFSTAADGQTSVEIHVVQGERSMAADNKTLGRFTLSGIAPAPRGIPQIEVTFDIDANGIVNVSAKDKGTGKEANITITASTNLTDDEIEKAVNEAKKFEAEDKKRKESIEIKNNADQIVYQTEKTLTDLGDKVSAEDKATIEEKVKAVKDVKDGEDLEAIKKATEDLTQTFYGISSKIYQQANPEGAQGAGFDPNNMGGANAAGNASAENDKKDDNVVDADFKVEDDK; encoded by the coding sequence ATGGCAAAAATAATCGGAATTGATTTAGGAACAACAAATTCTTGTGTATCAGTTATGGAAGGTGGAGAACCAGTAGTTATACCAAACGCAGAGGGCTCAAGAACAACTCCTTCAGTAGTATCTTTTCAAGCTAATGGAGAAAGACTAATAGGTCAAGTAGCAAAAAGACAAGCTATTACAAATCCAGAAAAGACTATAATTTCTATAAAAAGATATATGGGAACAGACCATAAAGTTAATATAGACAATACAGAATATACACCACAACAAATATCAGCTATGGTACTTCAAAAATTAAAAGCAGATGCTGAAAGCTATCTTGGAGAAAAAGTAACTCAAGCAGTTATAACAGTACCAGCTTATTTTAATGATAGCCAAAGACAAGCAACAAAGGATGCTGGAAAAATAGCTGGACTTGAAGTTTTAAGAATAATAAATGAACCAACAGCTGCATCATTAGCTTATGGTTTAGATAAAATGGATACAAATGAAAAAATATTAGTTTATGACCTAGGTGGTGGTACTTTTGACGTATCAATATTAGAACTAGGTGATGGAGTATTTGAAGTTAAAGCCACTAATGGAGATACAAAATTAGGTGGAGACGATTTTGACCAAAAATTAATAGATTATATAGCTGAAACATTTAAAGCTGAAAATGGAATAGATTTAAGAAATGATAAAATGGCTATACAAAGATTAAAAGAAGCAGCAGAAAAAGCTAAAATAGAATTATCATCAGCAACACAAACAAATATAAATCTACCATTTATAACAGCAGATGCGACAGGTCCAAAACACATAGACATGAATTTGACAAGAGCTAAATTTAATGAATTAACTCATGATTTGGTACAACGTACATTAGAACCAATTAAAAAATCATTAGAAGGTTCAGGATATGCAATGTCTGATATAGATAAAATAATAATGGTTGGTGGATCAACAAGAATACCAGCTGTTCAAGATGCAGTTAAAGATTTTACAGGAAAAGATTTAAGTAAAGGGGTTAACCCAGACGAAGTTGTTGCAATGGGTGCTGCTATTCAGGCAGGAGTTTTAACAGGAGAAGTTAAAGATGTATTACTTTTAGATGTTACTCCATTAACACTAGGAATAGAAACATTTGGAGGAGTTTCAACTACGTTAATAGAAAAAAATACAACAATACCTACAAGAAAGAGCCAAGTATTTTCTACAGCAGCAGACGGTCAAACATCAGTTGAAATACACGTAGTACAAGGTGAAAGATCAATGGCAGCGGACAACAAGACATTAGGAAGATTTACTTTATCAGGTATAGCTCCAGCTCCAAGAGGAATACCTCAAATAGAAGTAACTTTTGATATAGATGCTAATGGTATAGTTAATGTATCTGCTAAGGATAAAGGAACAGGAAAAGAAGCTAATATAACAATAACAGCTTCAACAAATTTAACAGATGATGAAATAGAAAAGGCTGTAAATGAAGCTAAGAAATTTGAAGCAGAAGATAAAAAAAGAAAAGAATCTATAGAAATTAAAAATAATGCAGACCAAATAGTATATCAAACAGAAAAAACATTAACTGATTTAGGCGATAAAGTATCAGCTGAAGATAAAGCTACTATAGAAGAAAAAGTAAAAGCAGTTAAAGATGTTAAAGATGGAGAAGATTTAGAAGCTATTAAAAAAGCAACTGAAGATTTAACTCAAACATTCTATGGAATATCTTCAAAGATATATCAACAAGCTAACCCAGAAGGAGCACAAGGTGCAGGTTTTGATCCAAACAACATGGGTGG